ATATCGCTTCTTCACAAATAACTTTCAAATGATACAATGCATATTTATCAGCAGCGATAAGAAGCCTATCGGCCATTTTCTTTGCATTCGGTGCTCTGCCCGTGTAAATAAAATGAAGCAACTCTTGCATAACCTCATAATCAACATCGGTTATGACAACTCGATTAGATTGTTGCTCTTCCATATCGTGTTCGAACATTGCATAAAAAACCTCACTACGTGCAGACAAGATGTTTTTGTGAGATGGAAACTCTAAATCCCCGATTACTAGCGTCACATCGCTAAAATCTTCAGTATCCCAAAGGACACCCAAATCATTGGCAAGTTCACATTGAGGAAttgtaaattttgtaatattCTTCTGTCCCATGGTATTGACACGGTCAGATAGAACTTGGACTTCACAGTGAACTGTGAGTTTATTGTCTGGCAGAACGTCGTTAGGTTTGTGTAGTAGATAACCTCGACTGACTAGCTTTTTGTAACCCCATCCCTGACAggccataaaatattttatttccgaGGTTTCCCCGCCCTTTTGACTTTTTCCtttcgaatttaaaattgaaatattatatTTGGCCAAGACTTCACCTTTAATAAAAGGCTCTATATGCAAGTAAATTGATATAAAGTCTTTGGAATCTTCGCATTCGCCTTTGGGATAGATTTTTAGGAACCATTTTGATTTGTGATGGGACCCAGCAGAAAATGTCGACGATCGTAATGATTCGCCAGTTTTGTTGGgtagaaaatcaaaattatcaATTGTCCaggtaaaattgaattttatgataTTCGATTTGGTATGGCACCAGTTTTCAACAAGTATATtggccatttttaaaaattaaaactttaacaGGACAATACTTTTTGGTGCATTAAATTTCGGAACAAAGTTTAAAGACAAAATAATATTTGGTATATAAAATGGCAAGTGAGTAGTTTTTAATAGATCAACTAAAAAGTTTATTCTGATGCaaattttcctttaaaattaattttttattaatttattgaatttctttCTCTATTTGAAAGAACGAACGACTACGACCACACGACAAAACCAAGaggttttttttatgtgtttgtAATGGAAATGGAATGTGAAAGACCAAAGTTTACCGAAAATGTTTAGAATTTTTACCGCTATGTGTTCCAGTTTCCAGATATAGGAacggtattttttgtttgtttggaacAAGGTGTGTTCAAACTGCTGCAACAAGTTCTGCATTCAAGTTCTACAAATTCTTACGGCCatccatattattcactagttgaaaaataaatctggatgtaaagaaatgtcaaatgtcaaaaataaatccaaatccataatattcactacttaaatccaattttgtacggccatattattcactagttaaaaaaatacatctgcatgtaaaattgtcaaatgtcaaaaataaatccaaatccaaaatagttatctcgatttaaactatgaaaatagttaaaaaaaatagttaaaaatgactattttttctttctgtgTGATAgggaatattatggatttggatttatttttgacatttcaatttctttgcatccagatgtattttttaaactagtgaacaATATGGCCGTTAGATTTAAgtgattgaatttaaattaactttaatccaaacttaATCCAGAGTGAATAGTATGGCCGTAAGTGTACTCTACTCTGCTCAAACAGAGCTACTGAATTACAATTTCTTATGGATAGGGAAGTTCGAACATTTGTCCTTGTCTTCTCTTTCTTTTTACAGTTAGcattttgacgttttaaactcggcgaaaaccaaaacaaaccagtaaaacaaaccaacaaaacaaaaaaagcaaaaagtacagcaagaaatatattttaaataccgcaattttttcgatttttagacactaaatttatgtcgaattcctttcaatttttagaatcgcctaaaaaaaatggaatttttggtgttaaaaggaacatgaaaacaaatcgaattctttttgcgattgtgtgtgtgtcatttgacaacaatttttacacgaatgtcaagctgaaatcaaaacaatttctgtaaaataaaaccaaaggttcctttgatcaataattttgtttatttgcttcggtaatataaatttaatttaatccaaatcaataggaaattgcagatattattaagatctgagtgaagatgaagtaaaaggttaattatttggccgtatgctgtggttttacagagaaaaaaatttcctgaagataatcacgagaagaaaagtcacagtaatttgactttttcacaagaactatgccaagaaaaattatattttgatcgcacattaggggtattcacgatctggtgcaacaggcctagtaaaaatgtaaaattttatttttttacaatagatcgtgaacgccccttttcttatctatagtaaatattgatgcatgaatgaaatccatgatgttttttttttaacagggttgttcctccactgttgcttcttctttttttccattttttataatttaattctttgttttgttcgggttaattaattttcacaaattattttacatcaaatgaaaataaattacgggacatgagtaccgacaagccgacaaccataatgaacagaataaaaaagacaaactgtttattaTGGGCGACGCGACGACGGTGAGCtcccatctgtcaaaaataattttactctattgtatttttattttgcaataggtatagggtatagcaaaagtgcaagactgttgtaaaattttaatccgtatattttgttgttgtagtgttgtaagattttacactttcgcacttttgcaatgatacaagaccagttgcatcggatcgtgaatacccctattgtttttttttttatttatttcatatttttccgcaataaaaatacgatattccattataatttactctttatttgaagttggtattctcaaataaacaaacaacacgaaggaatctttcagcttgacgtttgagaaatgtcaaatgttccaagtgtgtgtgcaaatccgtgtaaatctctcaaaaaagagggattaaaaaaaaaattcgaattttgcttcgtttgaggcgaattttttttctatggaacatgtttttcagaaaaaattcgcttcaagATCGCCGAAGATtcgatttttgcattgaaaggaattcgacattagttATAGTAGAACTTTGTTAccaaaaaacacttgaaatcgatttgtatgagttttttttttttttaaagaattctttaaaattgcgcgcgtccttgaaaaatttggtttgttttggtcTTCACccgaggtgcgttctttttctaacaatagtcaacgatcgttgttatgtcaaaaattattgttgaagtgtcattgttagaaatcgttggtttttttacaaatcatttaggaacgatttattgtcagagattgttagactgtcaaaccaccagctaaatttcttttgagaatacttttatttccattattataacgaaaaaaaattgtttttcgttcaaaataaattatctttcataaaaaaattacaaaactctctttttattttcattttttccgcttatttcaaaagaaaaaaatttttgtgtttgttttgtgaacaaaacattcactttgacacatcaacaatctcatgagtgttcaactcatatcatggaggtgagttggaaatagttacgatttgtaactatttgacacttgaaaacgagtttaggaacgatgttcatctgtcaaatagttacaaatcgtaactattttgtagtttaggaacgacaaaagttaacgatagttaacaatagttaactattgttagaaaaagaacgcacctccggcttaggagatattttttttattttcttttgttcgtTTGGTACTGACAGATGAGCGAAATTCCGAATTTGAACGTCCCTAAAATGTGAACATTCTTGaattaaaacaataacaaaattcGGAACATTCGGAACAATTCAAACATTcataaaaaaagatcaaaaatgcattaatttttaacaaatcgaTTTTGTTTACAGAGATAACTAATTTAAGCTTCACTTTCATATACATATAAACTAAAAATTGAATCTCAAAACAATGACACAAATTCAACAAACTACCCCACAATCTTTGTCTATAAAgaacattgaaaatttttgttacaCTTCATCCAAACTCATAAAATTCAACTTTAAATGGACAATAGATAATTTTTCCTACCTCCAGCATAAAAACCATGGTGAGAAGATTCAATCCTCATTGTTTGGTGAGGCTTCCAATTCCAATTCGGGATCAAAATGGTCCATGCAATTATTTCCGAATGGCATAAGAGAAGATTGCAAAGAATTTGTATCGTTGTATTTGACGCCCAAATCATTACCAAATAATAAGAAGGAAATTTTGGGCAAATTTACTGTTTCTATTATAAGTTCCAaagatataaaacaaaaaactttcgcCTGCAATATTCACAAGTTTTTGGTCTCTCAAGATTGGGGTTTCTCAAAATTCATTAGTCGAGAATATATTTTCGACAAAATTAACGACGTTCTGCCAGAGGACAAGTTAACAATTTTCTGTGAAGTTGAACTTCTTTCAGATCCTGTTAATAGAGGTTTTCATTATAAGAAAACCGAGAAATATAGGAAATATAAATTCATaagattttcaaataattttagtaaatttttgaatagcGACAGATTCAGTGACGTCACACTTGTCGTTGGTGAACATGAATTTCGAGCTCATAAGAACATTCTGTCTGCCCGAAGCGAAGTTTTTTCTGCGATGTTCGAACACGACATGGAAGAGCAACAATCTAATCGAGTTGTCATAACCGATGTTGATCATGAAGTTCTTCAAGAGATGCTTCAGTTCATTTATACAGGTGAATCGCCGAATTTAGCAAAAATGGCAAATCATCTTTTTGCTGCTGCTGATAAATATGCTTTGGAATCGTTGAAAGCCTTATCCGAAGAAGCATTGTTTTATGCATTGTCAATTGAGACAGTAGCTGAGACTTTAGCTTTAGCTGTTATGCACAGTGCAGAAAAGCTAAAAGAGAAAACTatcgaatttttcaaaaatcattccaAGGACATTGTTAAAACTAATGAATggaaaaatttggcaaaaactAATCCAATTGTATTAGCTGAAGCGTTTGAAGCATTACTTACACAAAATGACAATGATCAAATAATGCACgatgaaaaaatagaaattacaaaataataaacatcGGTTAacaaacacgttttttttaatCTAGATTTAATtacattgaagaaaaaaatgaattttgttaaACTTGCCAGAATACCTTcccttaaatttttgttttaattactgttatttatttttgttttgaattttttattaatttaattttacaattaatcaaataattttatttaattgcgttttgaaaatacattgaatttattaacattaatcttgatttttattttgaaacacatttttcaagagaattatttttatttgtaattttctgTGAAATAGAAAGATTTTCTCCCAACGATTCGTctaatttttggataaaattatACTGCCGTATAAACAGACAATTTTCACTTGGTAGAAAATTCACAATTGGCAGCTCACTGGTTGCTATTGGAAAACTTTTGACAGATGGGCGAATATGGGAAGATCTTGCAATCGTGTAACTTCATAAGCACTTAATGTTTATTGTATTAAATgcctgggccctatttcataaaactacaagactaataattatttgtgaatttgcttgtagcttgtaaattatcagcaaatttctgtttcataaagaaTTCGAATAGACTAATAACTACAAGTATCGTGGACTTGTAACTACAAGCAAATTTACAAATGAGGCGAAtgtttctgtttcataaaagtATTTGCGCAAAAATTTATTAGTGATAGACTTGTAACTACAAGCGAATTTCTTACAAGAGTAGAAAgactaataaagaaaaatatggaCTCTAATTTTGGGTCATTTGCTCTTTGAATGTGCTTTATGGATAAGGTTATATAAGTTAAATTATCAAGCATTATAATCAAGAATCCTCACCAATTTTTGTGTGTtagtgatagaaaaaaaatgtactagtTTGGTTAACATTTAATGGAGGACATTAGGTAGTTTAGTTACATAAGGTGAAATTACAATGCagtctttttaatttaaatgatgTCAAAAATTACCACTCAAAATAGGAGCTTTCCAGTGTAGCTATTAGCGTTTTAAAGGATATATAAGTGAAACAACTTGAACTTAACTTTTTAACACAGTTGGAAGGATTTTTCTTGGCGCCAGTCATTTTTAGtctatatatgtattttaacaaaataagaCAACAATAAAGTGAAAtctcaattaattaaaaataatgcgTTGTTATTGCACTTGAATTTCCATATAACCTAACTAAAGAGGCTACAAGACTTGGACA
This DNA window, taken from Episyrphus balteatus chromosome 2, idEpiBalt1.1, whole genome shotgun sequence, encodes the following:
- the LOC129909758 gene encoding protein roadkill-like; its protein translation is MEEQQSNRVVITDVDHEVLQEMLQFIYTGESPNLAKMANHLFAAADKYALESLKALSEEALFYALSIETVAETLALAVMHSAEKLKEKTIEFFKNHSKDIVKTNEWKNLAKTNPIVLAEAFEALLTQNDNDQIMHDEKIEITK
- the LOC129908210 gene encoding protein roadkill-like yields the protein MANILVENWCHTKSNIIKFNFTWTIDNFDFLPNKTGESLRSSTFSAGSHHKSKWFLKIYPKGECEDSKDFISIYLHIEPFIKGEVLAKYNISILNSKGKSQKGGETSEIKYFMACQGWGYKKLVSRGYLLHKPNDVLPDNKLTVHCEVQVLSDRVNTMGQKNITKFTIPQCELANDLGVLWDTEDFSDVTLVIGDLEFPSHKNILSARSEVFYAMFEHDMEEQQSNRVVITDVDYEVMQELLHFIYTGRAPNAKKMADRLLIAADKYALYHLKVICEEAIFSGLSIETAATTLALADLHSAEQLKKNTIDFINNHAKEVAKTDEWISLVESQPSLVAETFQALFAQNSNYQLFECKKEKS